A region of Sulfuricaulis sp. DNA encodes the following proteins:
- a CDS encoding MT-A70 family methyltransferase yields the protein MSGGKETANENLLRFAKGRKFSTFLADPPWQFTNRTGKMAPEHKRLSRYGTMRLDEILALPVAQLTGDTAHLYLWVPNALLAEGLRVMEAWGFQYKSNIVWHKIRKDGGPDGRGVGFYFRNTTEIVLFGVKGKNARTLAPGRRQVNIIKTQKREHSRKPDELYDLIEACSWGPFLELFARGTRPNWVAWGNQAEKYHPDWPTYANHSQLGARRATP from the coding sequence ATGTCTGGCGGCAAAGAAACTGCAAACGAAAATTTGCTGAGATTCGCGAAGGGCCGAAAGTTCTCAACCTTTCTGGCGGACCCGCCATGGCAATTCACGAATCGCACCGGGAAGATGGCGCCTGAGCACAAGCGTCTATCGCGGTACGGCACGATGAGGCTCGATGAGATTCTCGCTCTACCCGTTGCGCAGCTCACCGGAGATACAGCGCACCTTTACCTATGGGTGCCGAACGCTTTACTCGCCGAGGGCCTGCGCGTCATGGAAGCGTGGGGATTCCAATACAAATCGAACATTGTATGGCACAAGATCCGTAAGGATGGCGGGCCGGACGGGCGCGGCGTAGGATTCTATTTTCGGAACACAACCGAAATAGTCCTATTTGGGGTGAAGGGCAAGAATGCCAGGACCCTTGCTCCTGGTCGCCGCCAAGTAAACATCATAAAGACGCAAAAGCGTGAGCATTCGCGCAAGCCGGATGAACTCTACGACCTCATTGAGGCGTGCAGTTGGGGACCCTTTTTAGAGCTGTTTGCCCGCGGAACTCGCCCAAATTGGGTCGCATGGGGAAACCAGGCCGAGAAATA
- a CDS encoding BglII/BstYI family type II restriction endonuclease, with protein sequence MIWQDHIPKDIQALYEIYDHRHAAAILRIEFPEELDELCNALREFRFTVEDVKMPGGSESIITKKFDTLLRPLKWVEQTLNAKLVVDATEVQVDTHWVDFIKNRVAFDFEWNSKDQTFDRDLSAFRAFFEYGRLSVGVLVTRGPDLDPWFATLGNVVGSDGKERPLKAKFGASTTRWDQLIPRLEAGRSGGCPVLAFGISTKQIER encoded by the coding sequence CCAGGCGCTCTACGAGATTTATGACCATCGGCATGCAGCAGCAATATTGCGGATTGAGTTTCCTGAGGAGCTTGATGAACTCTGTAATGCTCTTCGGGAATTTCGATTCACTGTCGAGGACGTAAAGATGCCAGGAGGCAGCGAAAGTATCATCACCAAGAAGTTTGATACCTTACTGCGCCCGTTGAAGTGGGTAGAACAAACACTAAACGCGAAACTGGTTGTTGATGCGACCGAAGTGCAGGTGGACACGCATTGGGTCGATTTCATCAAAAACCGCGTGGCTTTCGATTTTGAATGGAACAGCAAGGATCAGACGTTCGACCGCGATCTATCTGCTTTCCGCGCCTTTTTCGAGTACGGGCGATTGAGCGTCGGCGTCTTGGTTACTCGAGGCCCTGATCTAGACCCGTGGTTTGCAACTCTGGGCAACGTGGTAGGCAGCGACGGTAAGGAGCGCCCACTTAAAGCGAAGTTTGGTGCCAGCACGACCCGATGGGATCAACTGATCCCGCGACTCGAAGCGGGGCGCAGTGGCGGTTGTCCAGTGTTAGCTTTCGGAATATCGACAAAACAAATCGAGAGGTGA